In Oncorhynchus nerka isolate Pitt River linkage group LG21, Oner_Uvic_2.0, whole genome shotgun sequence, the genomic window CAGCTACAACAAACAATGTTGGATCACTGGAgaatgttacacagagttaccACTCTTCAAGTTACCCCTCATACTCCCCACAAACTCATCCACTCCACAAACAAGCCACCCTCCAGGACCGCAATTCTCAGCACAATTTAGGAGTAGGTTACGACAATTCTCTCAAAATGCAGCATCATGCCCCTCCACCAGGTTCTGTATACTCTAAACATCACCAATCCACCAATCCCGGAATGCCTCAACAACCGTGTCAAGAAATCTCCAAATCGCCAATGCACTCTCAACCCCAACAGGGCCAGATTAACCAAAACTTCAGCCCTATATCGAACCCCTCTCCAGCTGCCTCTGCAGTGCAGTCTCCCAGTTGTAGCTCCTCACCTTCCCCGTTGATGGGTGTCTCAGAAGGTCATGGGAACCCTTTATGTCCCCCACATGTTCCATCACATCCTCCTCCCCCAAATCCTCGTAGTTGCCGTGGTCGCTTATTGCAGACTTTGCCTCAGTTGAGTCCCACACCCAACTCCAACAGCAGCATCAGTAGTTGTGGCAGCAGTGGCAGTAACAAAGCTACTGGTCTGAATACAAGCGCTGGAGGTGGTCACTTAGTCTCAAACCGAAGCAGAATGGCTGCAGGTACAGGAAAAGGATCACATGAAGAAGGGTCATCCTCGTCTGTCTATTCATCTTCTCCTCTTGACAAACTCATGCAAGATCCTGGCTTGAACAGTCTAAATGCGTTGACATCACAGGTAGCGAATTTACCCAATACAGTGCAACATATGCTTCTCACTGACACATTAATGTCACATAGAAGGGGGAAAGATGGACAAAGTCAAATGCTGCAGGCATTACAAGCCATTCCTTCTACTCAACCAAGGAGTCGAAGTGTCAGTGCTGCCTCAAGCAGTGGGATTGGTGGTGGTGAAGGTGCTAGCTCGGAGGCTGGAGGTGATGAAGATTCCTTTCTGGTGTCCGAAAGAGTATCATCAAGGGCCAAAGAGGAACGCGATGAGCAGATTTCTGAGGGGGGGGAATCTAGAATGCGGCAGATGAGTGGCACAAGCAGTGGATCAGAACCAACTGGCTACTATCCTCCTCCATCTCAGAGTCAGATATGCATCGGTTCAAGTAAAAACCAATCCCATACTGGAAAGAGTGATCAGGGTTCACAAGGGAAGAGGATGTTCACGGAATCTTCTACAAAACAATCTCTGAATCCATCAGATGTTTCTGAAAGAAAGACAACTGAAACCCGGACACCTTCATTGtcatctccctcctctgctcctcaaTCTGCTGAGCCTGGTCCAAGCGTACATTCTCGCCCTCCTGTTTCCTCTACTCCCTCATGCCCCATTCCCTCTCCTGCTCCTCAGTTCCACGCAAACTGTGTTTCTGAGCCTGGTGCCACTGATGTGAATACTAAAAATGGGCTTAGGAAAACAAGGGAAATTAAATATGAAGGAATTAAAGAAGAAAGTGGAGGGATGATTGAAAAAGGCACCCATGGTGCAGACCCGAGAGAGCAGACCAGAGAGGGACACATGCGACAAGATGGGCAGGACAAAGAAAATAAATTGGATCGATCTTCCTTCCGTAACAAAAAGGGGGATGAGAAGGACGGAAAACGATGTAAGACACGAGATTTGGACAACTCCAATCAAGATCAAAATATTGAGGAACAGACTAATGCTGGTGGAGTGGGTGTTATTGTGTCAACTCGTTGTGAGGTAAATCATCCAGAAAAAGCTACATGTGCACAAGACAACTGCATAGAGGAGAAACATTCAGACAGCTTCTTTAGAGAGTCTAGTCGTCATAATGGGGAGGAAGGAATGGATTTGAGTCTATATTCCTCTCATCATGAAGTTCCCCAGAAATCTAACTTTGGGCGGTCTGTCCCTCAAAATCATCCCCCCTCAGGTCCTCAAAAATATGGTTACCAAGAGTCACCACATGGTGCTGCCATGGGTTTGAAGAACCGAGGGAGACCTAGTCCAGGGAGTGTAACAGGATCAAATTCAAGGTATCAAGGCTTCCATCAGCCAAAGCCCAGTTATGCCCCTGAACACACCAAGGATGTCGCGGGTACTACAGTTGAGGGATCagtgaggagaagagaaggatcaGGAGCAAGAGGACATGATGATAATTCTCAACTCCAGCATCCATTTCCAAGCCTCTTGCAGGAGGTTCTACAGGGTTATCACTTAGACCGGCGCTATGGGCGATCTGAACAGGCACTAACTGCCCATCTCCAGGCTCAAAATATGACTCGGCAACAGTACCAAACCAGGCATCCTTATGGCATGGCTGAAAGTATGAGAACCCAAACTGGAGTTGGAGAGGTCACGTCCCACCCCTCCCGAATGACAAGCCCTGGAAAGCCTCTTCAACTAAATCAGCGCCAGGGGCCTGGATCGGATTTTGTACCAGAATCACCTCAATCCTCATTGAGGTCTGAAGGAGTAGATACTAAGGGATCTCACAGTGCTTCTTCAGAGAAAAATAAAATGGCAACACCGCAGCGTCACCTGAGCCATATGCCACAGTCTACagagtttttgtctggacctCCACCAAAACACATCAATTTAGCCGACTACTCGTTACCTCACAGGAAACCCCCTTCAGGTCTGCCCAGCTCATCATCAGCTGTACAGGAACTCCTATTGCAGAAAACAGAGCCGCTAGCGGGCAGTGTTGGAACCATAGGTCAAATTGAGTCTCAAATGTTGACGTCTTCCCTTTTACCTCCATCTAAAGAGCGCCGCTCTGTCATATGTGATGTTTGTCCCAATCGCCGCTGTACACCTGAAAGAGAGCGGGAAAAAAGTCCAATTGGTGCCTCTGTGATCCAACTGCCATCAACAAATGATCTAGGGAACAGTAAGGAGTTAGGAGATAAAAAAGAGGTTGGAGTGAAGGTAGCATCAAAGGAGACTGCAGAGGCTGTCCATCATAGTGGTCTTACAACCAAGGAAACTGATGTTGAGCATCATAAAAAGGCTTTACACCCATCTGTAGTTAAGAATGCAGAGCCTCTTAGAAGATGTAAGATTGATTTGACCACCACCATGCCCTCTCAACATCTGCAGCAAACCTCTCACTATCCCTCTACCACCAACCCTCTGTCTCCaccatcaagacatcagtcatacCCACATGGTGTAGATTTATCTGCAGGGCATGCCAGTGGCTTTCCTGGTTCCAGGTTTGGTGATACAAGAGAGGGCAATATGATGCCACGTAACCCCCATTTTCACAATCCCTACCACTCACCCCAAGTTCATTTACAAAACCCACAATCCGCAAACAAATTACAAATGTATACTCACCTCCATGCTCATGACTTGGATGACAGGCTTGATTGGGCAGCTACCATTAATAGACCCACCAAGGATCTGATGCAGTCCAGTACTTCTCCAGGTAGACATAAACTCAGTCATTCAGAGCAGAGACAAAGGATGCAGTCTCCAACTGACATTTTGCACAATCGCCAACCGTTTGCTAAACAGCAAGTTCCTCATCAGAACACTTACTATGACATGAAAATGTGGGAGTCAACACACTCtggtagagagagtgtggggATGTTGGAGGGGGATCCTTACCAGAGAAGTCAACAGCCACCTCCTGCTGCTCCTCTTGGGTCTGTTGCCCCCCAATTGGTTccaacagctccaccagtctccAACATTCTTGAATCACCTGTCTCCCAAGTGGTTACAGAAGAAATCTTTAAATCACTCCATCCAACACCTAATTCCATGAAAACAGTTGGTCCCAGTATTGGTGGCAATGTCAATTCCGTGATGCCACAGAGCCATCGATCAAATAAAACTGGGGGTTCTGGGGACACTAATCCATTAATGTTGAGGAGGAGAGTTCGTTCTTTCATTTCCCCTATCCCAGCCAAGAGGCAGCATCAGGATGTATCACAGCAAAGGAGTGCCCCTAGTTCATATCACTCACCTTTGACCTACTCTGAATCCAGCCTCCAAAATGACGATGACTCATCCAGTTCAGATATAACTACACTTGGTTCACCTAACACTCCTTGTCCCACACCTGGACAAAGCACTTATTCACAATCCTCCTCACCTGTTCAGGGTAAGAAGAGTCTGCCTCCAAGAAAAGGGAGAGGTTTGAAACTGGAGGCTATTGTTCAGAAAATTACACCAAATGTGAAGAAATCTACTAACAGCGGCCATACCGATGTTGACTCAAATGATTTTGCTGGattttctcacactgaaatgtCACAGTTTACTGACACACAGGACGAAGAGGAATGTTTACCTTATCTCGATGAAAGTCTCTCATTAAGTGACATTATGCCCTACAGAGGGGTTGATGAGACTGGACCGTTACCTCCCACCGCATACCCCTGtgatcctcaccagacatcacaagTTCTTAAACGCGGCACCACAGGAACTGTTACAAGACCTTTGCAGCCAGACTTTGACTTTGGGTTAGGGACTGCAGCATCtagtactggtgatagagataaagAGATGCCCGCTGACTTCACCTTGTTAGGGCCcttacccccacctccaccactaccttgtcCAGTACAGGGCTCCCCCCCACCTTCTTCATCTGCCTTGTCTGATATTCAACATTTCACTAATACTTACCAGCAACTTGAGACTCGAAGAGGTGAACAATCTGCTGCTAACCTTCTGAGACAAAAACTTGAAGAAACTGGGATTGGATTTGATGATTACAGTAGCAGTGACTATTATGGaaccaccccaccacaccacagTCAGGCTCAAGGGCACTTACTAAGACAGCCGCATCAAACTTCTCCAAGGTCATCTTTGGCAATGACAGGGTCACCACAAGATTCCAAACAATCAGACAGTTCTGTACCCAAAGGCTATTTCCCATCAGGCAAGAAGAAGGGAAGGCCTGTTGGAAGTGTGAATAAGCAAAAACGTGCTCAAGCCTCCCAGGCCCAGGCACAGAATGCAAGCCCAAGTGCTCTGTCTGGCCCACCCATTCATTCTCCTGCAACTGTTAGCCCACAGGTAGCCCCAAGCCCTAGCACTACAGCCTCTGCCCCATCAGTCACTCCTCCAACTGATCAGAAAATGACTCTTCCTGAGATTCCACCAGTCTTGACCCAAGCAGTAAAAGTGGATGCTGAAAGTGAGGACACTCAGCCAGAGCCGGAGGTGATATCAGTCTGCCAGGAACAAGGGGGGGTGAAAGACGAGAATGAGGTAGTGGGATCAAGaggcaggcagaggaggagaagaagaggagtagcagcagcggCGGCCAAAGATGACCTGGAAGCGGCTACAAGAGCAGGGGAACATTTTGATAACAGCAGAGTTTTTCCTGATAATAGCAAGTGTGCCTTTGCTCCATACATACATGTGGAGAGGAAAGTAGCTGAGATAGGAGCCGTGTGCACAATTGTGAATGGTGAAGAGGAAAAGATGAAGGGAGAGCGTGGAGCGGTTGGAGGGAAAGCAAGCAGTAGTGGTATTGAAGCTCTTTTGACCTCAGCTCTTTTGTCTCAACTGCCTAGGAGAGACGGAGAAATTGAGAGGGTCAAAGAGAAGAGGGAACTGGATGTAGACTCTGCCCTCCAGGCAGGAAAGGTTCTACCTTCATCTGAGTACCTTCTACCAGGCCCTGTGATTACTGAATCCATTCATTCTGGCCGTCTTCTCTGCTGCCTGTGCCAGAAATGGGCCAATTACAAAAACCTTGGGGATCTCTATGGACCTTACTACCCTCCTGAATATGCTACGAGGCTTCCCAAGAATCAACCCCAGATTCGACAGAGTCTTGTAACTACTGGGATGAGTAGAAATGTGCAAAATCTCGACACCATTTCAAATGTGTTGACCACCCAGGGCCCTGAACTGCAAGATGTGCCAATTATCAAATCCTCAACTTAT contains:
- the LOC115104275 gene encoding transcription factor 20-like isoform X2, which produces MQNFPNSPAPPALPPGFTSRGGGGPSYPPPSTDPQISPRMTDDYTGMQQQTPLNPQSHSRHLLHRGHHHHSQAGHMLAYDARNRAGESSHGNIHSGSSSNPYQKETMDYYFAMGGKDRHRRGGMAYGAGFGYSNMDGHIPQQYRQAGTSSSGMMSPYPLDYGSTAGSGGSSSGSSGAGAFSPSHQYKMGQNPAMQPASGPQMQHRQHGQNYPAHQALQHGQQHRTYPISGHRMPPQFSHYSPQGSASTGSSGMYSSPPQRYHDGASSGGGFEPKVNSSPNMNSNSNSISSSATTNNVGSLENVTQSYHSSSYPSYSPQTHPLHKQATLQDRNSQHNLGVGYDNSLKMQHHAPPPGSVYSKHHQSTNPGMPQQPCQEISKSPMHSQPQQGQINQNFSPISNPSPAASAVQSPSCSSSPSPLMGVSEGHGNPLCPPHVPSHPPPPNPRSCRGRLLQTLPQLSPTPNSNSSISSCGSSGSNKATGLNTSAGGGHLVSNRSRMAAGTGKGSHEEGSSSSVYSSSPLDKLMQDPGLNSLNALTSQVANLPNTVQHMLLTDTLMSHRRGKDGQSQMLQALQAIPSTQPRSRSVSAASSSGIGGGEGASSEAGGDEDSFLVSERVSSRAKEERDEQISEGGESRMRQMSGTSSGSEPTGYYPPPSQSQICIGSSKNQSHTGKSDQGSQGKRMFTESSTKQSLNPSDVSERKTTETRTPSLSSPSSAPQSAEPGPSVHSRPPVSSTPSCPIPSPAPQFHANCVSEPGATDVNTKNGLRKTREIKYEGIKEESGGMIEKGTHGADPREQTREGHMRQDGQDKENKLDRSSFRNKKGDEKDGKRCKTRDLDNSNQDQNIEEQTNAGGVGVIVSTRCEVNHPEKATCAQDNCIEEKHSDSFFRESSRHNGEEGMDLSLYSSHHEVPQKSNFGRSVPQNHPPSGPQKYGYQESPHGAAMGLKNRGRPSPGSVTGSNSRYQGFHQPKPSYAPEHTKDVAGTTVEGSVRRREGSGARGHDDNSQLQHPFPSLLQEVLQGYHLDRRYGRSEQALTAHLQAQNMTRQQYQTRHPYGMAESMRTQTGVGEVTSHPSRMTSPGKPLQLNQRQGPGSDFVPESPQSSLRSEGVDTKGSHSASSEKNKMATPQRHLSHMPQSTEFLSGPPPKHINLADYSLPHRKPPSGLPSSSSAVQELLLQKTEPLAGSVGTIGQIESQMLTSSLLPPSKERRSVICDVCPNRRCTPEREREKSPIGASVIQLPSTNDLGNSKELGDKKEVGVKVASKETAEAVHHSGLTTKETDVEHHKKALHPSVVKNAEPLRRCKIDLTTTMPSQHLQQTSHYPSTTNPLSPPSRHQSYPHGVDLSAGHASGFPGSRFGDTREGNMMPRNPHFHNPYHSPQVHLQNPQSANKLQMYTHLHAHDLDDRLDWAATINRPTKDLMQSSTSPGRHKLSHSEQRQRMQSPTDILHNRQPFAKQQVPHQNTYYDMKMWESTHSGRESVGMLEGDPYQRSQQPPPAAPLGSVAPQLVPTAPPVSNILESPVSQVVTEEIFKSLHPTPNSMKTVGPSIGGNVNSVMPQSHRSNKTGGSGDTNPLMLRRRVRSFISPIPAKRQHQDVSQQRSAPSSYHSPLTYSESSLQNDDDSSSSDITTLGSPNTPCPTPGQSTYSQSSSPVQGKKSLPPRKGRGLKLEAIVQKITPNVKKSTNSGHTDVDSNDFAGFSHTEMSQFTDTQDEEECLPYLDESLSLSDIMPYRGVDETGPLPPTAYPCDPHQTSQVLKRGTTGTVTRPLQPDFDFGLGTAASSTGDRDKEMPADFTLLGPLPPPPPLPCPVQGSPPPSSSALSDIQHFTNTYQQLETRRGEQSAANLLRQKLEETGIGFDDYSSSDYYGTTPPHHSQAQGHLLRQPHQTSPRSSLAMTGSPQDSKQSDSSVPKGYFPSGKKKGRPVGSVNKQKRAQASQAQAQNASPSALSGPPIHSPATVSPQVAPSPSTTASAPSVTPPTDQKMTLPEIPPVLTQAVKVDAESEDTQPEPEVISVCQEQGGVKDENEVVGSRGRQRRRRRGVAAAAAKDDLEAATRAGEHFDNSRVFPDNSKCAFAPYIHVERKVAEIGAVCTIVNGEEEKMKGERGAVGGKASSSGIEALLTSALLSQLPRRDGEIERVKEKRELDVDSALQAGKVLPSSEYLLPGPVITESIHSGRLLCCLCQKWANYKNLGDLYGPYYPPEYATRLPKNQPQIRQSLVTTGMSRNVQNLDTISNVLTTQGPELQDVPIIKSSTYSDCMFNQETNTTSPATAVGTASPAGGGEMLYLASKLAKTTTNKTTVLNWDMPPELKPITELRKQPELQNEPTYSQQNQPCQQQQTEDTQQRPQHRKLTSHPRFKRRQKSSENSPRMVPSNSKASLPFQPPPPTLDSLGPLAQLAQLPQMPMDPEELWVHEACMVWTSGVYLVNGRLYGLQEALDGARDTVCSYCEMVGSTLGCYSKGCTLRYHYPCAMDADCSLNEDNFSLRCPKHKFPQSSQPAKSVYLEQSERG
- the LOC115104275 gene encoding transcription factor 20-like isoform X1, which gives rise to MQNFPNSPAPPALPPGFTSRGGGGPSYPPPSTDPQISPRMTDDYTGMQQQTPLNPQSHSRHLLHRGHHHHSQAGHMLAYDARNRAGESSHGNIHSGSSSNPYQKETMDYYFAMGGKDRHRRGGMAYGAGFGYSNMDGHIPQQYRQAGTSSSGMMSPYPLDYGSTAGSGGSSSGSSGAGAFSPSHQYKMGQNPAMQPASGPQMQHRQHGQNYPAHQALQHGQQHRTYPISGHRMPPQFSHYSPQGSASTGSSGMYSSPPQRYHDGASSGGGFEPKVNSSPNMNSNSNSISSSATTNNVGSLENVTQSYHSSSYPSYSPQTHPLHKQATLQDRNSQHNLGVGYDNSLKMQHHAPPPGSVYSKHHQSTNPGMPQQPCQEISKSPMHSQPQQGQINQNFSPISNPSPAASAVQSPSCSSSPSPLMGVSEGHGNPLCPPHVPSHPPPPNPRSCRGRLLQTLPQLSPTPNSNSSISSCGSSGSNKATGLNTSAGGGHLVSNRSRMAAGTGKGSHEEGSSSSVYSSSPLDKLMQDPGLNSLNALTSQVANLPNTVQHMLLTDTLMSHRRGKDGQSQMLQALQAIPSTQPRSRSVSAASSSGIGGGEGASSEAGGDEDSFLVSERVSSRAKEERDEQISEGGESRMRQMSGTSSGSEPTGYYPPPSQSQICIGSSKNQSHTGKSDQGSQGKRMFTESSTKQSLNPSDVSERKTTETRTPSLSSPSSAPQSAEPGPSVHSRPPVSSTPSCPIPSPAPQFHANCVSEPGATDVNTKNGLRKTREIKYEGIKEESGGMIEKGTHGADPREQTREGHMRQDGQDKENKLDRSSFRNKKGDEKDGKRCKTRDLDNSNQDQNIEEQTNAGGVGVIVSTRCEVNHPEKATCAQDNCIEEKHSDSFFRESSRHNGEEGMDLSLYSSHHEVPQKSNFGRSVPQNHPPSGPQKYGYQESPHGAAMGLKNRGRPSPGSVTGSNSRYQGFHQPKPSYAPEHTKDVAGTTVEGSVRRREGSGARGHDDNSQLQHPFPSLLQEVLQGYHLDRRYGRSEQALTAHLQAQNMTRQQYQTRHPYGMAESMRTQTGVGEVTSHPSRMTSPGKPLQLNQRQGPGSDFVPESPQSSLRSEGVDTKGSHSASSEKNKMATPQRHLSHMPQSTEFLSGPPPKHINLADYSLPHRKPPSGLPSSSSAVQELLLQKTEPLAGSVGTIGQIESQMLTSSLLPPSKERRSVICDVCPNRRCTPEREREKSPIGASVIQLPSTNDLGNSKELGDKKEVGVKVASKETAEAVHHSGLTTKETDVEHHKKALHPSVVKNAEPLRRCKIDLTTTMPSQHLQQTSHYPSTTNPLSPPSRHQSYPHGVDLSAGHASGFPGSRFGDTREGNMMPRNPHFHNPYHSPQVHLQNPQSANKLQMYTHLHAHDLDDRLDWAATINRPTKDLMQSSTSPGRHKLSHSEQRQRMQSPTDILHNRQPFAKQQVPHQNTYYDMKMWESTHSGRESVGMLEGDPYQRSQQPPPAAPLGSVAPQLVPTAPPVSNILESPVSQVVTEEIFKSLHPTPNSMKTVGPSIGGNVNSVMPQSHRSNKTGGSGDTNPLMLRRRVRSFISPIPAKRQHQDVSQQRSAPSSYHSPLTYSESSLQNDDDSSSSDITTLGSPNTPCPTPGQSTYSQSSSPVQGKKSLPPRKGRGLKLEAIVQKITPNVKKSTNSGHTDVDSNDFAGFSHTEMSQFTDTQDEEECLPYLDESLSLSDIMPYRGVDETGPLPPTAYPCDPHQTSQVLKRGTTGTVTRPLQPDFDFGLGTAASSTGDRDKEMPADFTLLGPLPPPPPLPCPVQGSPPPSSSALSDIQHFTNTYQQLETRRGEQSAANLLRQKLEETGIGFDDYSSSDYYGTTPPHHSQAQGHLLRQPHQTSPRSSLAMTGSPQDSKQSDSSVPKGYFPSGKKKGRPVGSVNKQKRAQASQAQAQNASPSALSGPPIHSPATVSPQVAPSPSTTASAPSVTPPTDQKMTLPEIPPVLTQAVKVDAESEDTQPEPEVISVCQEQGGVKDENEVVGSRGRQRRRRRGVAAAAAKDDLEAATRAGEHFDNSRVFPDNSKCAFAPYIHVERKVAEIGAVCTIVNGEEEKMKGERGAVGGKASSSGIEALLTSALLSQLPRRDGEIERVKEKRELDVDSALQAGKVLPSSEYLLPGPVITESIHSGRLLCCLCQKWANYKNLGDLYGPYYPPEYATRLPKNQPQIRQSLVTTGMSRNVQNLDTISNVLTTQGPELQDVPIIKSSTYSDCMFNQETNTTSPATAVGTASPAGGGEMLYLASKLAKTTTNKTTVLNWDMPPELKPITELRKQPELQNEPTYSQQNQPCQQQQTEDTQQRPQHRKLTSHPRFKRRQKSSENSPRMVPSNSKASLPFQPPPPTLDSLGPLAQLAQLPQMPMDPEELWVHEACMVWTSGVYLVNGRLYGLQEALDGARDTVCSYCEMVGSTLGCYSKGCTLRYHYPCAMDADCSLNEDNFSLRCPKHKVKKESFPRAASQLNLCTLSSLREAERDTEEEETQEYRIGMFGR